The Symphalangus syndactylus isolate Jambi chromosome 3, NHGRI_mSymSyn1-v2.1_pri, whole genome shotgun sequence genome has a segment encoding these proteins:
- the CASP1 gene encoding caspase-1 isoform X4, with translation MADKVLKEKRKLFIRSMGEALQAVQDNPTMPTSSGSEGNVKLCSLEEAQRIWKEKPAEIYPIMDKSSRTRLALIICNEEFDTLPRRTGAEVDIAGMTMLLQNLGYSVDVKKNLAASDMTTELQAFAHRPEHKTSDSTFLVFMSHGILEGICGKKHSEQVPDVLQLNTIFKMLNTKNCPSLKDKPKVIIIQACRGDGYGVVWLKDSAGVSRNVSLPTTEEFEDDAIKKAHIEKDFIAFCSSTPDNVSWRHPTKGSVFIMRLIEHLQEYACSCDVEEIFRKVRFSFEQPDGRAQMPTTERVTLTRCFYLFPGH, from the exons ATGGCCG ACAAGGTcctgaaggagaagagaaaactgTTTATCCGTTCCATGGGTGAAG CTCTTCAGGCAGTGCAGGACAACCCAACTATGCCCACATCCTCAGGCTCAGAAGGGAATGTCAAGCTTTGCTCCCTAGAAGAAGCTCAAAGGATATGGAAAGAAAAGCCGGCAGAG ATTTATCCAATAATGGACAAGTCAAGCCGCACACGTCTTGCTCTCATTATCTGCAATGAAGAATTTGACACTCTTCCCAGAAGAACTGGAGCTGAGGTTGACATCGCAGGCATGACAATGCTGCTACAAAATCTGGGGTACAGCGTAGATGTGAAAAAAAATCTTGCTGCTTCG GACATGACTACAGAGCTACAGGCATTTGCACACCGCCCAGAGCACAAGACCTCTGACAGCACATTCCTGGTGTTCATGTCTCATGGTATTCTGGAAGGCATATGTGGGAAGAAACACTCTGAGCAAGTCCCAGATGTATTACAACTCAATACaatctttaaaatgttgaatacCAAGAACTGCCCAAGTTTGAAGGACAAACCGAAGGTGATCATCATCCAGGCCTGCCGTGGTG ACGGCTATGGTGTGGTGTGGTTAAAAGATTCAGCAGGAGTTTCTAGAAACGTATCTTTACCAACTACAGAAGAGTTTGAGGATGATGCTATTAAGAAAGCCCACATAGAGAAGGATTTTATCGCTTTCTGCTCTTCCACACCAG ATAATGTTTCTTGGAGACATCCCACAAAGGGTTCTGTTTTTATTATGAGACTCATTGAACATCTGCAAGAATATGCCTGTTCCTGTGATGTGGAGGAAATTTTCCGCAAG GTTCGATTTTCATTTGAGCAGCCAGATGGTAGAGCACAGATGCCCACCACTGAAAGAGTGACTTTGACAAGATGTTTCTACCTCTTCCCAGGACATTAA
- the CASP1 gene encoding caspase-1 isoform X2 → MADKVLKEKRKLFIRSMGEGTINGLLDELLQTRVLNQEEMEKVKRENATVMDKTRALIDSVTPKGAQACQICITYICEEDKYLAQTLGLSAALQAVQDNPTMPTSSGSEGNVKLCSLEEAQRIWKEKPAEIYPIMDKSSRTRLALIICNEEFDTLPRRTGAEVDIAGMTMLLQNLGYSVDVKKNLAASDMTTELQAFAHRPEHKTSDSTFLVFMSHGILEGICGKKHSEQVPDVLQLNTIFKMLNTKNCPSLKDKPKVIIIQACRGDGYGVVWLKDSAGVSRNVSLPTTEEFEDDAIKKAHIEKDFIAFCSSTPDNVSWRHPTKGSVFIMRLIEHLQEYACSCDVEEIFRKVRFSFEQPDGRAQMPTTERVTLTRCFYLFPGH, encoded by the exons ATGGCCG ACAAGGTcctgaaggagaagagaaaactgTTTATCCGTTCCATGGGTGAAGGTACAATAAATGGCTTACTGGATGAATTATTACAGACAAGGGTGCTGAACcaggaagagatggagaaagtAAAACGTGAAAATGCTACAGTTATGGATAAGACCCGAGCTTTGATTGACTCCGTTACTCCGAAAGGGGCACAGGCATGCCAAATTTGCATCACATACATTTGTGAAGAAGACAAGTACCTGGCACAGACGCTGGGACTCTCAGCAG CTCTTCAGGCAGTGCAGGACAACCCAACTATGCCCACATCCTCAGGCTCAGAAGGGAATGTCAAGCTTTGCTCCCTAGAAGAAGCTCAAAGGATATGGAAAGAAAAGCCGGCAGAG ATTTATCCAATAATGGACAAGTCAAGCCGCACACGTCTTGCTCTCATTATCTGCAATGAAGAATTTGACACTCTTCCCAGAAGAACTGGAGCTGAGGTTGACATCGCAGGCATGACAATGCTGCTACAAAATCTGGGGTACAGCGTAGATGTGAAAAAAAATCTTGCTGCTTCG GACATGACTACAGAGCTACAGGCATTTGCACACCGCCCAGAGCACAAGACCTCTGACAGCACATTCCTGGTGTTCATGTCTCATGGTATTCTGGAAGGCATATGTGGGAAGAAACACTCTGAGCAAGTCCCAGATGTATTACAACTCAATACaatctttaaaatgttgaatacCAAGAACTGCCCAAGTTTGAAGGACAAACCGAAGGTGATCATCATCCAGGCCTGCCGTGGTG ACGGCTATGGTGTGGTGTGGTTAAAAGATTCAGCAGGAGTTTCTAGAAACGTATCTTTACCAACTACAGAAGAGTTTGAGGATGATGCTATTAAGAAAGCCCACATAGAGAAGGATTTTATCGCTTTCTGCTCTTCCACACCAG ATAATGTTTCTTGGAGACATCCCACAAAGGGTTCTGTTTTTATTATGAGACTCATTGAACATCTGCAAGAATATGCCTGTTCCTGTGATGTGGAGGAAATTTTCCGCAAG GTTCGATTTTCATTTGAGCAGCCAGATGGTAGAGCACAGATGCCCACCACTGAAAGAGTGACTTTGACAAGATGTTTCTACCTCTTCCCAGGACATTAA
- the CASP1 gene encoding caspase-1 isoform X1 — MADKVLKEKRKLFIRSMGEGTINGLLDELLQTRVLNQEEMEKVKRENATVMDKTRALIDSVTPKGAQACQICITYICEEDKYLAQTLGLSADQTSGNSLNMQDSQGVLSSFPALQAVQDNPTMPTSSGSEGNVKLCSLEEAQRIWKEKPAEIYPIMDKSSRTRLALIICNEEFDTLPRRTGAEVDIAGMTMLLQNLGYSVDVKKNLAASDMTTELQAFAHRPEHKTSDSTFLVFMSHGILEGICGKKHSEQVPDVLQLNTIFKMLNTKNCPSLKDKPKVIIIQACRGDGYGVVWLKDSAGVSRNVSLPTTEEFEDDAIKKAHIEKDFIAFCSSTPDNVSWRHPTKGSVFIMRLIEHLQEYACSCDVEEIFRKVRFSFEQPDGRAQMPTTERVTLTRCFYLFPGH, encoded by the exons ATGGCCG ACAAGGTcctgaaggagaagagaaaactgTTTATCCGTTCCATGGGTGAAGGTACAATAAATGGCTTACTGGATGAATTATTACAGACAAGGGTGCTGAACcaggaagagatggagaaagtAAAACGTGAAAATGCTACAGTTATGGATAAGACCCGAGCTTTGATTGACTCCGTTACTCCGAAAGGGGCACAGGCATGCCAAATTTGCATCACATACATTTGTGAAGAAGACAAGTACCTGGCACAGACGCTGGGACTCTCAGCAG ATCAAACATCTGGAAATTCCCTTAATATGCAAGACTCTCAAGGAgtactttcttcctttccag CTCTTCAGGCAGTGCAGGACAACCCAACTATGCCCACATCCTCAGGCTCAGAAGGGAATGTCAAGCTTTGCTCCCTAGAAGAAGCTCAAAGGATATGGAAAGAAAAGCCGGCAGAG ATTTATCCAATAATGGACAAGTCAAGCCGCACACGTCTTGCTCTCATTATCTGCAATGAAGAATTTGACACTCTTCCCAGAAGAACTGGAGCTGAGGTTGACATCGCAGGCATGACAATGCTGCTACAAAATCTGGGGTACAGCGTAGATGTGAAAAAAAATCTTGCTGCTTCG GACATGACTACAGAGCTACAGGCATTTGCACACCGCCCAGAGCACAAGACCTCTGACAGCACATTCCTGGTGTTCATGTCTCATGGTATTCTGGAAGGCATATGTGGGAAGAAACACTCTGAGCAAGTCCCAGATGTATTACAACTCAATACaatctttaaaatgttgaatacCAAGAACTGCCCAAGTTTGAAGGACAAACCGAAGGTGATCATCATCCAGGCCTGCCGTGGTG ACGGCTATGGTGTGGTGTGGTTAAAAGATTCAGCAGGAGTTTCTAGAAACGTATCTTTACCAACTACAGAAGAGTTTGAGGATGATGCTATTAAGAAAGCCCACATAGAGAAGGATTTTATCGCTTTCTGCTCTTCCACACCAG ATAATGTTTCTTGGAGACATCCCACAAAGGGTTCTGTTTTTATTATGAGACTCATTGAACATCTGCAAGAATATGCCTGTTCCTGTGATGTGGAGGAAATTTTCCGCAAG GTTCGATTTTCATTTGAGCAGCCAGATGGTAGAGCACAGATGCCCACCACTGAAAGAGTGACTTTGACAAGATGTTTCTACCTCTTCCCAGGACATTAA
- the CASP1 gene encoding caspase-1 isoform X3, which translates to MEKVKRENATVMDKTRALIDSVTPKGAQACQICITYICEEDKYLAQTLGLSADQTSGNSLNMQDSQGVLSSFPALQAVQDNPTMPTSSGSEGNVKLCSLEEAQRIWKEKPAEIYPIMDKSSRTRLALIICNEEFDTLPRRTGAEVDIAGMTMLLQNLGYSVDVKKNLAASDMTTELQAFAHRPEHKTSDSTFLVFMSHGILEGICGKKHSEQVPDVLQLNTIFKMLNTKNCPSLKDKPKVIIIQACRGDGYGVVWLKDSAGVSRNVSLPTTEEFEDDAIKKAHIEKDFIAFCSSTPDNVSWRHPTKGSVFIMRLIEHLQEYACSCDVEEIFRKVRFSFEQPDGRAQMPTTERVTLTRCFYLFPGH; encoded by the exons atggagaaagtAAAACGTGAAAATGCTACAGTTATGGATAAGACCCGAGCTTTGATTGACTCCGTTACTCCGAAAGGGGCACAGGCATGCCAAATTTGCATCACATACATTTGTGAAGAAGACAAGTACCTGGCACAGACGCTGGGACTCTCAGCAG ATCAAACATCTGGAAATTCCCTTAATATGCAAGACTCTCAAGGAgtactttcttcctttccag CTCTTCAGGCAGTGCAGGACAACCCAACTATGCCCACATCCTCAGGCTCAGAAGGGAATGTCAAGCTTTGCTCCCTAGAAGAAGCTCAAAGGATATGGAAAGAAAAGCCGGCAGAG ATTTATCCAATAATGGACAAGTCAAGCCGCACACGTCTTGCTCTCATTATCTGCAATGAAGAATTTGACACTCTTCCCAGAAGAACTGGAGCTGAGGTTGACATCGCAGGCATGACAATGCTGCTACAAAATCTGGGGTACAGCGTAGATGTGAAAAAAAATCTTGCTGCTTCG GACATGACTACAGAGCTACAGGCATTTGCACACCGCCCAGAGCACAAGACCTCTGACAGCACATTCCTGGTGTTCATGTCTCATGGTATTCTGGAAGGCATATGTGGGAAGAAACACTCTGAGCAAGTCCCAGATGTATTACAACTCAATACaatctttaaaatgttgaatacCAAGAACTGCCCAAGTTTGAAGGACAAACCGAAGGTGATCATCATCCAGGCCTGCCGTGGTG ACGGCTATGGTGTGGTGTGGTTAAAAGATTCAGCAGGAGTTTCTAGAAACGTATCTTTACCAACTACAGAAGAGTTTGAGGATGATGCTATTAAGAAAGCCCACATAGAGAAGGATTTTATCGCTTTCTGCTCTTCCACACCAG ATAATGTTTCTTGGAGACATCCCACAAAGGGTTCTGTTTTTATTATGAGACTCATTGAACATCTGCAAGAATATGCCTGTTCCTGTGATGTGGAGGAAATTTTCCGCAAG GTTCGATTTTCATTTGAGCAGCCAGATGGTAGAGCACAGATGCCCACCACTGAAAGAGTGACTTTGACAAGATGTTTCTACCTCTTCCCAGGACATTAA
- the CASP1 gene encoding caspase-1 isoform X5, with protein sequence MADKVLKEKRKLFIRSMGEALQAVQDNPTMPTSSGSEGNVKLCSLEEAQRIWKEKPAEIYPIMDKSSRTRLALIICNEEFDTLPRRTGAEVDIAGMTMLLQNLGYSVDVKKNLAASDMTTELQAFAHRPEHKTSDSTFLVFMSHGILEGICGKKHSEQVPDVLQLNTIFKMLNTKNCPSLKDKPKVIIIQACRGDNVSWRHPTKGSVFIMRLIEHLQEYACSCDVEEIFRKVRFSFEQPDGRAQMPTTERVTLTRCFYLFPGH encoded by the exons ATGGCCG ACAAGGTcctgaaggagaagagaaaactgTTTATCCGTTCCATGGGTGAAG CTCTTCAGGCAGTGCAGGACAACCCAACTATGCCCACATCCTCAGGCTCAGAAGGGAATGTCAAGCTTTGCTCCCTAGAAGAAGCTCAAAGGATATGGAAAGAAAAGCCGGCAGAG ATTTATCCAATAATGGACAAGTCAAGCCGCACACGTCTTGCTCTCATTATCTGCAATGAAGAATTTGACACTCTTCCCAGAAGAACTGGAGCTGAGGTTGACATCGCAGGCATGACAATGCTGCTACAAAATCTGGGGTACAGCGTAGATGTGAAAAAAAATCTTGCTGCTTCG GACATGACTACAGAGCTACAGGCATTTGCACACCGCCCAGAGCACAAGACCTCTGACAGCACATTCCTGGTGTTCATGTCTCATGGTATTCTGGAAGGCATATGTGGGAAGAAACACTCTGAGCAAGTCCCAGATGTATTACAACTCAATACaatctttaaaatgttgaatacCAAGAACTGCCCAAGTTTGAAGGACAAACCGAAGGTGATCATCATCCAGGCCTGCCGTGGTG ATAATGTTTCTTGGAGACATCCCACAAAGGGTTCTGTTTTTATTATGAGACTCATTGAACATCTGCAAGAATATGCCTGTTCCTGTGATGTGGAGGAAATTTTCCGCAAG GTTCGATTTTCATTTGAGCAGCCAGATGGTAGAGCACAGATGCCCACCACTGAAAGAGTGACTTTGACAAGATGTTTCTACCTCTTCCCAGGACATTAA
- the CASP1 gene encoding caspase-1 isoform X6 yields the protein MADKVLKEKRKLFIRSMGEDNVSWRHPTKGSVFIMRLIEHLQEYACSCDVEEIFRKVRFSFEQPDGRAQMPTTERVTLTRCFYLFPGH from the exons ATGGCCG ACAAGGTcctgaaggagaagagaaaactgTTTATCCGTTCCATGGGTGAAG ATAATGTTTCTTGGAGACATCCCACAAAGGGTTCTGTTTTTATTATGAGACTCATTGAACATCTGCAAGAATATGCCTGTTCCTGTGATGTGGAGGAAATTTTCCGCAAG GTTCGATTTTCATTTGAGCAGCCAGATGGTAGAGCACAGATGCCCACCACTGAAAGAGTGACTTTGACAAGATGTTTCTACCTCTTCCCAGGACATTAA